In Oryza sativa Japonica Group chromosome 3, ASM3414082v1, one DNA window encodes the following:
- the LOC4331503 gene encoding epidermal growth factor receptor substrate 15 yields MAGMEAFEAYFRRADLNQDGRISGQEAVAFFQGANLPQQVLAQVWMHADKNKTGFLGRPEFFNALRLVTVAQSGRQLTPDIVQSALYGPAAARIPAPKIAGGGQAPPQMAAAGAPRPQVNAAVSPAPGQAGAPQPQMNVAGAPRPQGSGMMPGSAQIGGSQQVNAGAVPRPQGVNSMMPAASQGGALQPTQFATQRGMQSQPPSMGFNQQPPPSSTGFMRPTQPGAPAASLQGQGPGINQVPLGGGSMGAPAGWRGGNVGSVGGLPQATPGATAPQQATPGGFGLTLSSTMGMAPGQQAQGTPPSSMPPQSNSAVSAQDSKALVLSGNGSASGLGASNDIFSALTQPKSNVSTLSFPTSMAPNSSSFMSTPSGSQNLSNLAQFGSQQGIPTVSSGGSQPQQTHPITKPSVPAPTVSGVSAGVSNSASQWPKVTQSDIQKYTKVFADVDRDRDGKITGAEARTLFLSWRLPREILKQVWDLSDQDNDGMLSLREFCIALYLMERHRAGTPLPPALPDSLKYDEVLLRATGLPSTAYNGPSWQQNQGLPHKGPGAAGMPATGVRQPLPPHLQAQMDGANRPGQPRPHMPGMDNHAAPQANKDDGSGANSAVQEDAPKKVEVEKQVLDSREKLEYYRTKMQDLVLYKSRCDNRLNEITERASSDKREVESLAKKYEEKYKQVAELASKLAVEEHAFRDVQERKVELHDALVKMVQGGSVDGLLQVRADRIQYQLEEMEKAFSERCKHFGLQFKPSASVELPFGWEPGKQEGAIEWDEDWDKFEDEGFGFVKDNGTIVENPVASENVKVPSLWNDMDESPVASSNGHIKAERHYRAGDHAAESDLGYDFGEESVRSPSSAGRSASGSPFVSSNFAMHDSSPSKKETYSDHGGSESIFGDKYADETSWNFDDQDTESVWGSNAMNNESDHHGSAHNSFFGSDDFGVNPVRVGSPSGASTYGKKKSSFFDDSVPSSPAYTSGFSPKFSESRDDSSSYNLGRFDSFRSQESGFFPQESRFSRFDSINNSKGENVTGFDSPKSSTNFGRFDSFDDADPFGSSGPFKASGSRSPPKF; encoded by the exons ATGGCTGGGATGGAGGCCTTCGAGGCCTACTTCCGCCGCGCGGATTTGAACCAGGACGGCCGCATCAGCGGCCAGGAGGCCGTCGCCTTCTTCCAGGGCGCCAACCTGCCGCAGCAAGTCCTCGCCCAG GTATGGATGCACGCCGACAAGAACAAGACCGGCTTCCTCGGCCGGCCGGAGTTCTTCAACGCGCTGCGCCTCGTCACCGTGGCGCAGAGCGGGCGTCAGCTCACGCCCGACATAGTGCAGTCGGCGCTGTATGGCCCTGCCGCTGCTAGAATTCCAGCTCCCAAGATAGCCGGCGGCGGGCAAGCTCCCCCGCAGATGGCTGCGGCGGGCGCTCCCAGGCCGCAGGTAAATGCCGCGGTGTCACCTGCTCCAGGGCAGGCTGGAGCTCCGCAGCCGCAGATGAATGTTGCTGGTGCTCCAAGGCCTCAGGGAAGTGGTATGATGCCGGGCTCTGCTCAAATTGGCGGTTCGCAGCAGGTGAACGCCGGAGCCGTGCCAAGACCCCAAGGGGTCAATTCTATGATGCCGGCTGCAAGTCAGGGTGGTGCTCTGCAGCCAACTCAGTTTGCAACGCAGAGGGGAATGCAATCACAGCCGCCTAGCATGGGGTTTAATCAACAGCCTCCTCCTTCGAGTACTGGTTTCATGAGGCCAACTCAGCCAGGAGCTCCAGCAGCATCACTTCAAGGCCAAGGACCCGGGATTAATCAAGTACCACTAGGAGGAGGCAGCATGGGAGCACCTGCTGGTTGGCGAGGAGGCAATGTTGGTTCCGTTGGAGGTCTCCCGCAAGCTACTCCAGGAGCAACTGCTCCACAACAAGCAACACCGGGTGGATTTGGTCTTACATTGTCTAGTACAATGGGCATGGCTCCCGGACAACAGGCACAAGGAACGCCTCCTTCGTCAATGCCACCACAAAGCAACAGTGCTGTATCAGCTCAAGATTCGAAAGCTTTGGTGCTGTCTGGAAATGGCTCTGCCAGTGGCTTAGGAGCAAGCAATGACATCTTCTCTGCTCTTACTCAGCCTAAGTCGAATGTATCCACACTTTCATTTCCGACGAGCATGGCTCCTAATTCATCCAGTTTTATGTCCACACCATCTGGCTCCCAGAACCTGTCGAATCTAGCTCAGTTTGGTTCTCAACAAGGTATTCCGACAGTGAGTTCTGGTGGCAGTCAACCTCAACAGACTCATCCCATCACAAAGCCGAGTGTTCCAGCACCAACTGTATCTGGTGTTTCTGCTGGAGTTTCTAATTCAGCTTCTCAATGGCCAAAAGTTACTCAGTCTGACATCCAGAAGTACACTAAAGTCTTTGCGGATGTTGATAGGGACAGAGATGGCAAAATAACTGGCGCGGAAGCTCGCACCCTGTTCCTCAGTTGGAGACTTCCAAGAG AGATTCTGAAGCAAGTGTGGGACCTGTCTGACCAAGATAATGATGGCATGCTTTCTTTGAGAGAGTTTTGCATTGCTCTTTATTTGATGGAGAGGCACCGAGCTGGAACTCCTTTGCCTCCAGCACTTCCTGACTCTCTTAAATATGATGAGGTACTGCTGCGTGCAACAGGCTTGCCTTCAACAGCATACAACGGCCCGTCATGGCAACAAAATCAAG GACTGCCACACAAGGGTCCTGGAGCAGCTGGGATGCCTGCTACTGGTGTGCGGCAACCTTTGCCACCACATTTGCAGGCACAGATGGATGGTGCTAACAGACCAGGGCAACCAAGACCTCACATGCCTGGTATGGATAACCATGCAGCACCTCAAGCAAATAAAGATGACGGAAGTGGAGCGAACTCAGCTGTGCAGGAGGATGCCCCTAAGAAG GTTGAGGTGGAGAAGCAAGTCCTAGATTCCAGAGAGAAACTAGAATACTACCGTACAAAGATGCAAGATCTT GTTCTGTACAAAAGTCGGTGTGACAACAGGCTGAATGAAATCACAGAAAGGGCATCCTCTGATAAACGTGAG GTGGAATCATTAGCTAAGAAGTATGAAGAGAAATACAAGCAAGTGGCAGAGTTAGCTTCCAAACTGGCAGTTGAAGAACATGCCTTCCGTGATGTTCAG GAGAGGAAAGTTGAACTGCATGATGCATTAGTTAAAATGGTACAAGGTGGAAGTGTTGATGGTTTGCTTCAG GTTCGAGCTGATCGAATCCAATACCAATTAGAGGAGATGGAGAAAGCTTTTAGTGAACGGTGCAAGCACTTTGGACTGCAGTTCAAGCCATCTGCATCAGTTGAGCTTCCTTTTG GTTGGGAACCTGGGAAGCAAGAGGGGGCAATTGAGTGGGATGAAGACTGGGACAAATTTGAGGATGAAG GGTTTGGTTTTGTAAAGGACAATGGTACAATTGTTGAAAACCCAGTTGCTTCTGAAAATGTGAAAGTGCCATCTCTCTGGAATGATATGGATGAGAGCCCTGTTGCATCTTCGAACGGTCACATCAAGGCTGAGAGACATTACAGAGCTGGTGATCATGCAGCTGAGAGTGACTTAGGGTATGATTTTGGTGAGGAATCTGTAAGGAGCCCCAGCAGTGCTGGAAGAAGTGCATCTGGAAGTCCATTTGTGTCTTCAAATTTTGCGATGCATGACTCATCTCCCAGCAAAAAGGAAACCTACAG TGACCATGGTGGTTCTGAATCCATTTTTGGTGACAAATATGCCGATGAAACCTCCTGGAACTTTGATGACCAAGACACTGAATCTGTTTGGGGATCTAATGCAATGAACAAC GAGTCTGACCATCATGGAAGTGCACACAACTCTTTCTTTGGGTCAGATGACTTCGGTGTAAATCCTGTTAGGGTGGGCTCTCCAAGTGGTGCCAGTACCTATGGAAAGAAGAAAAGTTCATTCTTTGATGATTCTGTTCCAAGTTCACCTGCATACACATCTGGATTCTCACCAAAATTCAGTGAAAGCCGCGATGATAGCTCCTCATATAACTTAGGAAGGTTCGATTCCTTCAGATCCCAGGAGAGCGGATTCTTCCCTCAGGAAAGTCGTTTTTCCAGGTTTGACTCCATAAACAACTCCAAAGGTGAGAATGTAACTGGATTCGATTCACCGAAAAGCTCAACAAATTTCGGTCGGTTTGATTCTTTTGATGATGCCGATCCATTTGGTTCAAGTGGACCCTTTAAAGCATCAGGTAGCAGGTCTCCCCCCAAATTCTGA
- the LOC107280264 gene encoding GATA transcription factor 6 → MRKPTPYVSLHDVVAFDFVDGDVPFDDLVDGEGLCCPDDPFEEVMRCLSAVDDPFLAAFKLDCSPPTPAADADVDSRSEEHMHADVGGGLDLQRAVGGGDEKAGTPSTVDDVPWLQASAVARKPRRAPAAVRKRVWSLVSPQLATAAAAAVDNSRDEVSSGGGGGGEGGEHCSRPAKRRRKCGEEKRCGHCQTTETPQWRVGPDGPSTLCNACGIRYRIDHLLPEYRPSTSPGFGSDGYSNRHRKVVKLREKKRKKAMLAATATALTSGPV, encoded by the coding sequence ATGCGGAAACCGACGCCGTACGTCTCCCTCCATGACGTCGTCGCCTTCGATttcgtcgacggcgacgtccccttcgacgacctcgtcgacggcgaggggcTGTGCTGCCCCGACGACCCGTTTGAGGAGGTCATGAGATGCCTCTCGGCGGTGGACGACCCTTTCTTGGCGGCGTTCAAGCTTGattgctcgccgccgacgcccgcggccgacgccgacgtggaCTCCAGGAGCGAGGAGCACATGCACGCCGACGTTGGCGGCGGGCTGGACTTGCAGAGAGCagtaggcggcggcgatgagaaGGCGGGCACGCCGAGCACCGTCGACGACGTTCCGTGGCTCCAAGCTTCGGCTGTGGCGAGGAAGCCGCGCCGCGCACCCGCCGCCGTACGCAAGAGGGTCTGGTCACTGGTATCCCCCCagctggccaccgccgccgccgccgccgtcgacaacAGCCGCGACGAAGtttccagcggcggcggcggcggaggagaaggaggagaacaCTGCTCGCGCCCCGCCAAGCGGCGGCGCAAATGCGGCGAGGAGAAGAGGTGCGGCCACTGCCAGACGACGGAGACGCCGCAGTGGCGGGTGGGGCCGGACGGGCCGAGCACGCTGTGCAACGCGTGCGGCATCCGGTACAGGATTGACCACCTGCTGCCGGAGTACCGGCCGTCGACGAGCCCCGGCTTCGGGAGCGACGGGTACTCCAACCGCCACAGGAAGGTGGTGAAGCtcagggagaagaagaggaagaaggccatgctGGCCGCCACCGCAACGGCGCTAACTTCTGGGCCTGTGTGA
- the LOC4331502 gene encoding probable adenylate kinase 1, chloroplastic — MAAVQRLLRASASGGAAAAAAAARRRMSTAVAPEQTPAAAAFPFAAAAGRARQRVAEERNVQWVFLGCPGVGKGTYASRLSRLLGVPHIATGDLVRDELASSGPLSVQLAEIVNQGKLVSDEIIINLLSKRLKKGEEQGESGFILDGFPRTVKQAEILDGVTDIDMVVNLKLREDVLVEKCLGRRICGQCGKNFNLACIDVKGENGLPPIYMAPLLPPNNCMSKLITRADDTEEVVRNRLQIYNDMSQPVEGFYRQQGKLLEFDLPGGIPESWPKLLHVLNLEDQEEMKLATA; from the exons ATGGCGGCCGTGCAGCGACTCCTGCGGGCGTCCGCctccggtggcgcggcggcggcggcggcggcggcgaggaggcgcatgtccacggcggtggcgccggagcAGACGCCTGCGGCCGCGGCGTTCccgttcgcggcggcggcggggagggcgagGCAGCGGGTGGCGGAGGAGAGGAACGTGCAGTGGGTGTTCCTCGGGTGCCCCGGCGTGGGCAAGGGGACTTAtgccagccgcctctcccgcctcctcGGCGTGCCCCACATCGCCACCGGGGATCTCGTCCGCGACGAGCTCGCTTCCTCCGGCCCCCTATCTGTGCAG CTTGCTGAAATTGTTAATCAGGGGAAATTAGTTTCTGATGAAATTATCATCAATCTGTTATCTAAACGTCTTAAGAAAGGAGAAGAGCAGGGGGAATCGGGATTTATTCTGGATGGTTTTCCACGTACTGTAAAACAAGCG GAAATTCTTGATGGAGTTACTGACATTGATATGGTGGTCAATCTAAAGTTGAGAGAGGATGTCCTAGTTGAGAAGTGCCTTGGCAGACGTATTTGTGGCCAATGTGGAAAGAACTTCAATTTGGCCTGCATTGATGTGAAGGGTGAAAATGGGCTGCCACCAATCTACATGGCACCACTATTGCCCCCAAATAACTGTATGTCAAAGCTTATCACCAGAGCTGATGATACCGAAGAGGTCGTGAGAAATCGTCTTCAGATATATAATGACATG AGCCAACCTGTTGAGGGTTTCTACCGGCAACAGGGGAAGCTTTTAGAATTTGATTTGCCTGGAGGAATCCCTGAGTCTTGGCCAAAGCTGCTCCATGTTCTAAATCTCGAGGACCAAGAAGAGATGAAGCTGGCCACTGCGTAA
- the LOC4331502 gene encoding probable adenylate kinase 1, chloroplastic isoform X1 gives MAAVQRLLRASASGGAAAAAAAARRRMSTAVAPEQTPAAAAFPFAAAAGRARQRVAEERNVQWVFLGCPGVGKGTYASRLSRLLGVPHIATGDLVRDELASSGPLSVQLAEIVNQGKLVSDEIIINLLSKRLKKGEEQGESGFILDGFPRTVKQAEILDGVTDIDMVVNLKLREDVLVEKCLGRRICGQCGKNFNLACIDVKGENGLPPIYMAPLLPPNNCMSKLITRADDTEEVVRNRLQIYNDMVFNVVLGRYKSCTMLICSVGVLL, from the exons ATGGCGGCCGTGCAGCGACTCCTGCGGGCGTCCGCctccggtggcgcggcggcggcggcggcggcggcgaggaggcgcatgtccacggcggtggcgccggagcAGACGCCTGCGGCCGCGGCGTTCccgttcgcggcggcggcggggagggcgagGCAGCGGGTGGCGGAGGAGAGGAACGTGCAGTGGGTGTTCCTCGGGTGCCCCGGCGTGGGCAAGGGGACTTAtgccagccgcctctcccgcctcctcGGCGTGCCCCACATCGCCACCGGGGATCTCGTCCGCGACGAGCTCGCTTCCTCCGGCCCCCTATCTGTGCAG CTTGCTGAAATTGTTAATCAGGGGAAATTAGTTTCTGATGAAATTATCATCAATCTGTTATCTAAACGTCTTAAGAAAGGAGAAGAGCAGGGGGAATCGGGATTTATTCTGGATGGTTTTCCACGTACTGTAAAACAAGCG GAAATTCTTGATGGAGTTACTGACATTGATATGGTGGTCAATCTAAAGTTGAGAGAGGATGTCCTAGTTGAGAAGTGCCTTGGCAGACGTATTTGTGGCCAATGTGGAAAGAACTTCAATTTGGCCTGCATTGATGTGAAGGGTGAAAATGGGCTGCCACCAATCTACATGGCACCACTATTGCCCCCAAATAACTGTATGTCAAAGCTTATCACCAGAGCTGATGATACCGAAGAGGTCGTGAGAAATCGTCTTCAGATATATAATGACATG GTATTTAACGTGGTTCTTGGAAGATATAAATCCTGCACCATGTTGATTTGCTCAGTAGGGGTATTGTTGTAA